The following coding sequences lie in one Capsicum annuum cultivar UCD-10X-F1 chromosome 5, UCD10Xv1.1, whole genome shotgun sequence genomic window:
- the LOC107872116 gene encoding uncharacterized protein LOC107872116: MISKLFCTSIATNTCCYCKKYLEVEDFFYHVTNVLNVVGGSFKRRDLLRHHQAKNLKQLLESDEAHTGQGLHQERGLQRSGDTCWGSHFKTLDNFLVIFSSIVHVLEVIEIEGSTSSDRNQAEYLLTKAKTFKFVFMLHWILKVLAMSNELSKILQNKDQDIVNAVEFLSISKKRLQNMKESGWKSLLDDVSSFCDSHDILIPKLDEPNFPGKSKHKCFDVCYSHHLHVEIFCDVIDVQLQELNDRFDVVSSDLLLGMGSLNPVYSFSNFDVFSEVLSK; encoded by the coding sequence ATGATCTCAAAACTTTTTTGCACATCAATTGCAACTAACACTTGTTGCTATTGCAAAAAATATTTGGAAGTTGAAGACTTTTTTTATCATGTTactaatgtgttgaatgttgtGGGAGGATCTTTTAAGCGTAGAGATTTACTTCGTCATCACCAAGCCAAAAATTTGAAGCAATTACTTGAGTCCGATGAAGCTCATACCGGACAAGGATTACATCAAGAACGTGGGCTTCAAAGATCGGGTGATACTTGTTGGGGATCACATTTCAAAACATTGGATAACTTTCTTGttattttctcatctattgttcaTGTGCTTGAAgtgattgaaattgaaggttcTACCTCAAGTGATAGAAATCAAGCGGAATATCTTTTGACAAAGGccaaaacattcaaatttgtttttATGCTTCACTGGATATTGAAAGTATTGGCCATGTCAAATGAGTTGAGCAAGATTTtacaaaataaagatcaagatATTGTTAATGCCGTAGAGTTTCTTAGCATCTCAAAGAAAAGATTGcaaaatatgaaagaaagtgGGTGGAAATCTTTGTTGGATGACGTTTCTTCATTTTGTGATTCACATGATATCTTGATTCCCAAATTAGATGAGCCTAATTTTCCTGGAAAGTCAAAGCATAAGTGTTTCGATGTTTGTTATTCGCACCATTTGCATGTTGAAATCTTTTGTGATGTCATTGATGTGCAACTTCAAGAGCTTAATGATCGTTTTGATGTAGTGAGTAGTGATTTGCTTCTTGGGATGGGTAGCTTGAATCCTGTctattctttttctaactttgaTGTCTTTAGTGAAGTGTTATCCAAATAA